Proteins from one Amycolatopsis benzoatilytica AK 16/65 genomic window:
- a CDS encoding alpha/beta hydrolase family protein, with protein MKFLYEDESFSFEALRAAGYASYSGAELGEVLVTCRRIPEGDEEAWSAEWAATAARVEQVGRDALAAGHRISAREALLRASNYYRTADFYRREDPANDAESARLAKSSQQTFADAAALLDHPARAVRIPYRDTTLPGYLFLVDDSGEPRPTVLYHGGYDSTLEEDYLALAAGALRRGYHVLAFDGPGQGSTVRDQGLHFRPDWEAVVTPVVDFALTLPEADVTRLALIGTSLGGYLAARAAAFEHRIAACVLHDGVYDVHETFQAIAGGVLGPLTAQSPGVRWAVRNGLWTFGVADAAALVQAAEAYTMAGIADRITCPTLVLDAENDQFFAGQPQRVYDALTCEKELILFREAEGGGEHCHEGAIAQFHQCTFDWLDTVLS; from the coding sequence GTGAAGTTCCTCTACGAGGACGAGTCCTTCTCGTTCGAAGCCCTGCGCGCCGCCGGATACGCCAGCTACTCCGGCGCCGAGCTCGGCGAAGTCCTCGTCACCTGTCGCCGGATCCCGGAAGGCGACGAGGAAGCGTGGTCCGCGGAATGGGCGGCGACCGCGGCACGGGTCGAGCAGGTCGGGCGGGACGCGCTCGCCGCCGGGCACCGGATAAGCGCGCGCGAGGCGCTGCTGCGCGCGTCGAACTACTACCGGACCGCGGATTTCTACCGGCGGGAGGACCCCGCGAACGACGCCGAGTCCGCTCGCCTGGCCAAGTCGTCGCAGCAGACCTTCGCCGACGCCGCCGCGCTGCTCGACCACCCCGCCCGCGCGGTCCGGATCCCGTATCGCGACACGACTCTGCCGGGCTACCTGTTCCTGGTCGACGACTCCGGCGAGCCCCGCCCGACGGTGCTCTACCACGGCGGCTACGACTCAACCCTCGAAGAGGACTACCTCGCACTGGCCGCCGGCGCTCTCCGGCGCGGTTACCACGTTCTCGCCTTCGACGGCCCTGGTCAGGGATCGACCGTGCGCGATCAGGGCCTGCACTTCCGTCCGGATTGGGAAGCCGTCGTGACTCCGGTGGTCGATTTCGCGCTCACTCTGCCCGAAGCCGACGTCACCCGGCTGGCCCTGATCGGCACCAGTCTGGGCGGCTACCTCGCCGCGCGGGCCGCCGCGTTCGAACACCGAATCGCCGCCTGCGTGCTGCACGACGGGGTCTACGACGTCCACGAGACTTTCCAGGCGATCGCCGGCGGGGTCCTGGGCCCGCTGACGGCGCAGAGCCCGGGCGTGCGCTGGGCGGTCCGCAACGGCTTGTGGACGTTCGGCGTCGCCGACGCCGCGGCCTTGGTGCAGGCGGCCGAGGCGTACACGATGGCAGGCATCGCCGACCGGATCACCTGCCCGACGTTGGTGCTGGACGCGGAAAACGACCAGTTCTTCGCCGGTCAGCCGCAACGCGTCTACGACGCGCTGACCTGCGAGAAGGAACTGATCCTGTTCCGCGAAGCCGAAGGCGGCGGCGAACACTGCCACGAGGGCGCGATCGCGCAGTTCCACCAGTGCACCTTCGACTGGCTGGACACGGTGCTCAGCTGA
- a CDS encoding VOC family protein, with the protein MSAEPIARLRALRAVTLRSTQCADSGEFYREVWGLQQVEADRGAVWLRGSSDEHHVLQLEQADQNALGKIAFAVGSPREVDAAAARLAAHGVGLVTEPGKLDQVGGGYGLRFADPEGRLVELSADVEAVVPGDPYGRAAVPRKLAHVVLNTVDIDTACEFYTRVLGMRISDWSEHQMAFLRCNADHHVIAFNQAEFASVNHIAYEMNSIDHFMRGIGRLKHNGVTPLWGPGRHGPGSNTFSYFADPAGLVCEYTSEVAQVEEDAWLCRVWRRTPELSDLWGTAGPPSKDVRSHMRGVPDPGYTAWWQS; encoded by the coding sequence ATGTCCGCCGAACCCATCGCACGGCTCCGCGCCCTGCGCGCGGTGACGCTGCGCTCGACGCAATGCGCCGATTCTGGCGAGTTCTACCGCGAAGTCTGGGGGCTGCAGCAGGTCGAAGCCGACCGTGGCGCGGTGTGGCTGCGCGGTTCCAGCGACGAGCACCACGTGCTCCAGCTCGAACAAGCCGACCAGAACGCGCTGGGCAAGATCGCGTTCGCGGTCGGCAGCCCGCGCGAGGTCGACGCGGCCGCCGCCCGGCTGGCCGCGCACGGCGTCGGTCTGGTCACCGAACCGGGCAAGCTCGATCAGGTCGGCGGTGGGTACGGCCTGCGTTTCGCCGATCCGGAGGGCCGCTTGGTCGAGCTGTCCGCCGACGTGGAGGCGGTCGTCCCAGGCGATCCGTACGGCCGCGCCGCTGTGCCGCGGAAGCTCGCCCATGTCGTGCTCAACACGGTGGACATCGACACCGCCTGCGAGTTCTACACGCGGGTGCTGGGAATGCGGATCTCCGACTGGTCCGAACACCAGATGGCGTTCCTGCGCTGCAACGCCGACCACCACGTGATCGCGTTCAACCAGGCCGAATTCGCCTCGGTGAACCACATCGCCTACGAGATGAACTCGATCGACCACTTCATGCGCGGCATCGGCCGGCTGAAGCACAACGGCGTGACGCCGCTGTGGGGGCCGGGCCGGCACGGTCCGGGCAGCAACACCTTCAGCTACTTCGCCGACCCGGCCGGGCTGGTGTGCGAGTACACCTCCGAGGTCGCGCAGGTCGAGGAAGACGCCTGGCTGTGCCGGGTGTGGCGGCGCACGCCGGAGCTGTCCGACCTGTGGGGCACCGCCGGTCCGCCGTCGAAGGACGTCCGCTCGCACATGCGCGGTGTGCCGGACCCGGGCTACACGGCGTGGTGGCAGTCGTGA
- a CDS encoding MurR/RpiR family transcriptional regulator has product MSTTSAAGDPDGFESWLRGRVPERGLRTKGASVLEVLLTQPRRASYSSAAEAADLAGVNVATVSRTAQALGFRGWSDLQHELRARYLSSLSAPDVAAAQRTDGDLGTASLGRDLESLALLARRLDETQIRVIADAIAHTRRTLVVANGSYVAVGSALGHNVRLAGYDATVVRDDADLANHLSRIEPGDVLVAISFWRLYQSTVTAAEEAHSRGARVFVLTDAASPALAAAAEQVVLIPAEGVAFFPSLVPGLAVAQAIVAHLSALDPERTRASIEAAEAQWSRFGLMHRQPRRG; this is encoded by the coding sequence ATGTCCACGACCAGTGCGGCCGGGGACCCCGACGGGTTCGAATCGTGGCTCCGGGGCCGGGTGCCCGAAAGGGGACTGCGGACCAAAGGCGCTTCCGTGCTCGAAGTACTGCTGACGCAGCCCCGGCGGGCCTCCTACAGTTCGGCTGCCGAGGCTGCCGACCTGGCCGGCGTCAACGTCGCGACGGTCAGCCGGACCGCGCAGGCCCTCGGCTTCCGCGGCTGGTCCGACCTGCAGCACGAACTGCGGGCGCGCTACCTGTCTTCGCTCAGTGCCCCGGACGTCGCCGCCGCGCAGCGCACCGACGGCGACCTGGGCACCGCGTCGCTGGGCCGGGACCTGGAATCGCTGGCCCTGCTGGCCCGCCGGCTGGACGAAACCCAGATCCGGGTGATCGCCGACGCGATCGCGCACACCCGGCGAACGCTGGTCGTCGCCAACGGCAGCTATGTCGCGGTCGGTTCTGCGTTGGGGCACAACGTGCGGCTCGCCGGCTACGACGCCACCGTGGTGCGCGACGACGCCGACCTGGCCAACCACCTGTCGCGGATCGAACCCGGCGACGTGCTGGTCGCGATCAGCTTCTGGCGGCTGTATCAGAGCACGGTGACCGCCGCCGAGGAGGCGCACAGCCGCGGCGCCCGGGTGTTCGTGCTTACCGACGCGGCCAGCCCGGCGCTTGCCGCGGCCGCCGAGCAGGTCGTGCTCATCCCGGCCGAAGGAGTCGCGTTTTTCCCTTCCCTGGTACCGGGATTGGCGGTCGCGCAGGCCATCGTCGCGCATCTGTCCGCCCTCGACCCCGAGCGGACCCGCGCGTCGATCGAGGCAGCCGAGGCGCAATGGTCCCGCTTCGGGCTGATGCATCGTCAGCCGCGGCGCGGCTGA
- a CDS encoding aromatic ring-hydroxylating oxygenase subunit alpha, translating to MATRTADELLALGLRDRWYPLCPSTEVKRGQLTRIDRAGEQLLLWRDSAGVVHVQEDRCPHRGARLSLGVHMGDRVACNYHGVQVDGEGVVVSVPGSPGCALEGRRALRTFPAEEHAGAVFAWFGLDEEAEPAPLRVPDPIAGGEWDNFLCYVEWDAPYGYSLDNLLDPMHGAFLHRNSHTMFGGKREAVFQIRAVDDGFVFEKTDQRGVNFDWVQLTDAGAQWVTLDIPYPDTAGPGGAFTIVAALCAINETQHAAFFWRCRKVSGWERDSWRVLYRNRLEARHWAVLEQDREMAEAMPLDAWDRENLYQHDVALVRMRRLLRSEARRQAAALAAPAAAPAPASPVPAPTR from the coding sequence ATGGCGACCAGGACCGCTGACGAACTGCTGGCGCTGGGCCTGCGCGACCGCTGGTACCCGCTGTGTCCCTCGACCGAAGTGAAGCGCGGCCAGCTGACCCGCATCGACCGGGCCGGCGAGCAGCTGCTGCTGTGGCGCGACTCGGCCGGCGTGGTGCACGTCCAGGAAGACCGCTGCCCGCACCGCGGCGCACGCCTTTCGCTCGGCGTGCACATGGGCGACCGGGTCGCCTGCAACTACCACGGCGTACAGGTCGACGGCGAAGGCGTCGTCGTGTCCGTGCCCGGCAGCCCCGGATGTGCCCTGGAAGGCCGCCGCGCGCTGCGGACTTTCCCGGCCGAGGAGCACGCCGGTGCGGTGTTCGCCTGGTTCGGCCTGGACGAGGAAGCCGAGCCGGCGCCGCTGCGGGTGCCGGACCCGATCGCGGGCGGCGAGTGGGACAACTTCCTCTGCTACGTCGAATGGGACGCTCCGTACGGCTACTCCCTGGACAATCTGCTCGACCCGATGCACGGCGCGTTCCTGCACCGCAACAGCCACACCATGTTCGGCGGCAAGCGGGAAGCGGTGTTCCAGATCCGCGCCGTCGACGACGGGTTCGTCTTCGAGAAGACCGACCAGCGCGGCGTGAACTTCGACTGGGTCCAGCTCACCGACGCCGGCGCGCAGTGGGTCACGCTCGACATCCCGTATCCGGACACCGCCGGTCCGGGCGGCGCGTTCACCATCGTCGCCGCGCTGTGCGCGATCAACGAAACGCAGCATGCCGCGTTCTTCTGGCGCTGCCGCAAGGTTTCCGGCTGGGAACGTGACAGCTGGCGGGTGCTCTACCGCAACCGGCTCGAAGCCCGGCACTGGGCGGTGCTGGAGCAGGACCGCGAGATGGCCGAGGCGATGCCGCTCGACGCGTGGGACCGCGAAAACCTGTACCAGCACGACGTCGCGCTGGTCCGGATGCGCCGCCTGCTGCGTTCCGAAGCCCGCCGTCAGGCCGCCGCGCTCGCCGCTCCGGCCGCCGCGCCGGCACCGGCCTCGCCGGTGCCCGCCCCGACCCGCTGA
- a CDS encoding TetR/AcrR family transcriptional regulator has product MGTTRGTGKTLQSRVTDAISDAVFAELAESGYAGLSMEAIARRAGVGKAALYRRWPSKLEMITELVRQSVERTLPVVPDTGSLRSDLREYLATLRGQLSGPTVNRIGPGLLAESRRTDAFGEVLRHDVAGPRRAVARAMLQSAIDRGELPAGLDFELASDLLIAPLGFRILITADLSDDAYLDVLTTTIEAALKAAVR; this is encoded by the coding sequence ATGGGAACCACGCGGGGAACAGGCAAGACGCTGCAGTCGAGGGTGACGGACGCGATCTCCGACGCGGTCTTCGCCGAACTCGCGGAGTCGGGCTACGCGGGGCTGTCGATGGAAGCGATCGCCCGGCGCGCCGGGGTCGGCAAGGCCGCGCTGTACCGGCGCTGGCCGTCAAAGCTGGAGATGATCACCGAACTGGTTCGGCAGTCGGTCGAACGAACCCTGCCGGTCGTCCCGGACACCGGTTCCCTGCGCTCCGACCTGCGCGAGTATCTCGCCACGCTGCGCGGTCAGCTGTCCGGCCCGACGGTCAACCGGATCGGTCCGGGCCTGCTTGCCGAATCCCGGCGGACCGACGCGTTCGGCGAAGTGCTGCGCCACGACGTCGCCGGGCCGCGCCGGGCAGTAGCGCGCGCGATGCTGCAGTCGGCGATCGATCGCGGCGAGCTGCCCGCCGGGCTGGACTTCGAACTGGCCTCGGACCTGCTGATCGCGCCGCTGGGATTCCGGATCCTGATTACCGCCGACCTCAGCGACGACGCCTACCTCGACGTGCTGACCACCACGATCGAAGCGGCACTGAAAGCCGCCGTCCGCTGA
- a CDS encoding VOC family protein, producing the protein MALRRMDNVLLVVEDLDAVIAFFVELGMELENRGPLDWRGAERVIGLEDVRQTVAMLRVPDGPGRVELAQFQQPKAIVPQPAKAPANTVGLRRMMFAVDDLDDTLDRLRAHGAELVGTVENYENVFRLCYLRGPEGIVVGLAEELS; encoded by the coding sequence ATGGCGCTCCGGCGAATGGACAACGTCCTGCTCGTCGTCGAGGATCTCGACGCGGTGATCGCGTTCTTCGTCGAGCTCGGCATGGAGCTGGAGAACCGGGGTCCGCTCGACTGGCGGGGCGCGGAACGGGTCATCGGTTTGGAAGACGTCCGGCAGACGGTCGCGATGCTGCGGGTGCCGGACGGGCCGGGGCGGGTCGAGCTCGCTCAGTTCCAGCAGCCGAAAGCGATTGTCCCGCAGCCGGCGAAGGCACCGGCGAACACGGTGGGACTGCGGCGGATGATGTTCGCCGTCGACGATCTCGACGACACCCTCGACCGGCTGCGCGCGCACGGGGCCGAGCTCGTGGGCACGGTCGAAAACTACGAGAACGTCTTCCGGCTCTGCTACCTGCGCGGGCCCGAGGGCATCGTCGTCGGGCTTGCCGAAGAGCTCAGCTGA
- a CDS encoding MarR family winged helix-turn-helix transcriptional regulator, which translates to MAKRTAPDEVDEMLAQWRAEVPEVDTSPLAVFGRLHRSFDRYQRQLSRVFARHGITVADFGILAALRRGGAPYRRTAGDLADTNLLTTGGITQRVDKLVQAGLVRRERDEDDRRVVFIGLTDEGLAATDKVVEEHFPNENRMLAGLSPGERAQLAKLLAKLEQSLDDAESAE; encoded by the coding sequence ATGGCGAAACGAACCGCGCCGGACGAAGTGGACGAGATGCTCGCGCAGTGGCGCGCCGAGGTGCCGGAAGTGGACACGTCGCCGCTGGCGGTGTTCGGCCGCCTGCACCGCTCGTTCGACCGGTACCAGCGGCAACTGTCCCGCGTGTTCGCCCGGCACGGGATCACCGTCGCCGACTTCGGGATCCTGGCCGCCCTCCGCCGAGGCGGCGCCCCGTACCGGCGCACCGCCGGGGATCTGGCCGACACCAACCTGCTCACCACCGGCGGCATCACGCAACGAGTGGACAAACTGGTGCAGGCGGGCCTGGTCCGGCGAGAACGGGACGAGGACGACCGGCGGGTCGTGTTCATCGGGCTGACGGACGAGGGACTGGCCGCGACGGACAAGGTGGTGGAGGAGCACTTCCCCAACGAGAACCGGATGCTGGCCGGGTTGAGCCCGGGGGAGCGGGCGCAATTGGCGAAGCTGCTGGCCAAGCTGGAACAGTCGCTGGACGACGCCGAATCGGCTGAGTGA
- a CDS encoding PDR/VanB family oxidoreductase: MPTMLRVHRTTWLADRVTQVELRDPDGSPLPGWEPGAHLSLHLPNGQVREYSLCGDPADKHTWTVAVLREESSRGGSAWVHERLTAGTVLRVEGPRNTFELHDAPEHLLVAGGIGVTPILAMARELAGRDRPWSMLYCGRSRAGMAFLEELSGLAGDRLEVHADDEHGGPPDLAAKLAGLASGTVVHCCGPEPLIRAVEAALPGNTTLRVERFRAPETPPAAPGTGFDVVCAGSGTRVAVAAEESIVDALGRVGIAVPTSCREGVCGTCETKVLSGEPDHRDFVLDDDEKAATGTMMLCVSRCRSAELVLDL, encoded by the coding sequence ATGCCGACGATGCTGCGGGTGCACCGGACGACCTGGCTCGCGGACCGCGTGACCCAGGTCGAGCTGCGCGACCCGGACGGGTCGCCGCTGCCCGGCTGGGAGCCGGGGGCGCACCTCTCCTTGCACCTGCCCAACGGGCAGGTGCGCGAGTACTCCCTCTGCGGCGACCCGGCCGACAAGCACACCTGGACGGTCGCGGTGCTGCGGGAAGAATCGTCGCGCGGAGGCAGCGCGTGGGTGCACGAGCGGCTCACCGCGGGGACCGTCCTGCGGGTCGAGGGTCCGCGCAACACCTTCGAGCTGCACGACGCGCCGGAGCACCTGCTCGTCGCCGGCGGCATCGGCGTCACCCCGATCTTGGCGATGGCCCGGGAACTCGCCGGCCGCGACCGGCCCTGGTCCATGCTCTACTGTGGACGGTCACGGGCCGGGATGGCTTTCCTGGAGGAGCTTTCCGGACTCGCCGGGGATCGGCTCGAAGTGCACGCCGACGACGAGCACGGCGGTCCGCCCGACCTCGCGGCGAAACTGGCAGGGCTCGCCTCGGGCACGGTCGTGCACTGCTGCGGCCCCGAGCCGCTGATCCGCGCCGTCGAGGCGGCGCTGCCGGGCAACACCACCCTGCGGGTCGAGCGCTTCCGGGCGCCCGAGACACCGCCGGCCGCGCCGGGGACCGGATTCGACGTGGTGTGCGCCGGTTCCGGAACCCGGGTCGCGGTGGCCGCCGAAGAATCCATTGTGGACGCGCTGGGACGGGTGGGCATCGCGGTGCCGACCTCGTGCCGCGAGGGCGTCTGCGGAACCTGTGAAACGAAGGTGCTCTCCGGCGAACCGGACCACCGCGATTTCGTGCTCGACGACGACGAGAAGGCGGCCACCGGCACCATGATGCTCTGCGTGTCCCGGTGCCGGTCCGCCGAACTCGTCCTGGACCTCTAG
- a CDS encoding TetR/AcrR family transcriptional regulator — translation MARAGLTVERLVAAAADMADEIGFDNLTVSAVARHFGVTVPSLYAHVRNIDELRVKTALLALEEMADQVADAIAGRSGKDALVAYAGAYRDYARAHPGRYTAARLRLDYETAANSAAVRHSRMSRALLRAYGLAEPEENHAVRMLSSTLHGFVSLEAAGAFDLSGDVEASWHRSLDVLDFALANWPGEEPHRGNVPARTTV, via the coding sequence ATGGCACGGGCTGGGCTGACCGTCGAGCGGCTGGTCGCAGCGGCGGCGGACATGGCGGACGAGATCGGGTTCGACAACCTGACCGTGTCCGCGGTCGCGCGGCACTTCGGCGTGACCGTCCCGAGCTTGTACGCGCACGTGCGCAATATCGACGAACTGCGAGTCAAGACTGCCCTGCTCGCGCTGGAAGAGATGGCCGACCAGGTCGCCGACGCGATCGCCGGGCGCTCGGGCAAAGACGCGCTCGTCGCATACGCGGGCGCCTACCGCGACTACGCCCGCGCGCATCCCGGGCGCTACACCGCCGCACGGCTCCGGCTGGACTACGAAACCGCCGCGAACAGCGCGGCCGTCCGGCACTCCCGGATGTCCAGGGCACTGCTGCGCGCGTACGGATTGGCGGAGCCGGAGGAGAACCACGCGGTGCGAATGCTTTCCAGCACGTTGCACGGGTTCGTCAGCCTGGAAGCAGCCGGCGCGTTCGACCTTTCCGGCGACGTCGAGGCGTCCTGGCACCGGTCGCTGGACGTGCTGGACTTCGCGCTGGCGAACTGGCCGGGCGAAGAACCTCACCGCGGGAACGTCCCTGCGCGAACCACCGTCTGA
- a CDS encoding aldehyde dehydrogenase codes for MQPFPVPPDEIPVGGVWQRGRGSASRCVDPADGSVVASIHAADSAQVDAAAAAGAAAAADPAWRDLLPHQRARLLCRVADAIEEHASELALLQTRNTGKALAETSALVASAAGTFRYYAAALETLEGELPPRRGPHLTMSVHEPIGVIGAITPWNSPIASDAQKIAPALAAGNAVLLKPAEATPLVSLALARLVHAAGVPAGLLSVLPGPGSVVGDAIARHPRVGKLAFTGGTATGRVLGRIAAERIIPVTMELGGKSPTIVCPDADAESAVAGILYGIFSSTGQSCIAGSRIFLPRAEYSAWSRLLTEGAGALRLGPGTDPSTQVGPLATFAHRDRVAGMVDRARDEGARVLCGGRIPDSPRLAQGAYYLPTLLAGLAVDAKTCQEEIFGPVGVLLPYDDEEDLVAQANATAFGLACGVWTEDYRRALRLAQRVEAGTVWVNTYKQFSISTPFSGVKESGLGSDKGRLAIRSYQRQKSVYLGLAEEPIGWALR; via the coding sequence ATGCAGCCCTTCCCGGTTCCGCCCGACGAGATCCCGGTCGGCGGCGTTTGGCAGCGCGGCCGCGGGTCCGCGTCGCGGTGCGTGGATCCGGCCGACGGTTCCGTTGTCGCTTCGATCCATGCCGCCGATTCCGCACAGGTGGACGCGGCCGCGGCGGCCGGTGCCGCAGCCGCCGCCGATCCGGCGTGGCGGGACCTGCTGCCGCATCAGCGAGCCCGGCTGCTCTGCCGCGTCGCCGACGCGATCGAGGAGCACGCCTCGGAACTCGCGCTGCTGCAGACTCGGAACACCGGGAAGGCGCTAGCCGAAACTTCGGCGCTGGTCGCCAGCGCGGCGGGGACATTCCGTTACTACGCAGCGGCTTTGGAGACCCTCGAAGGCGAACTGCCGCCGCGTCGCGGGCCACACTTGACCATGAGCGTGCACGAGCCGATCGGAGTCATCGGGGCGATCACGCCGTGGAACTCGCCGATCGCCAGCGATGCCCAGAAGATCGCGCCGGCGCTGGCCGCCGGGAACGCGGTGCTGCTGAAGCCGGCGGAAGCCACGCCGCTGGTTTCTCTTGCCCTGGCCCGGTTGGTCCATGCCGCCGGAGTGCCCGCCGGGTTGTTGTCCGTACTGCCCGGGCCCGGATCGGTGGTCGGGGACGCGATCGCCCGGCATCCGAGAGTGGGCAAGCTGGCGTTCACCGGCGGGACCGCGACCGGGCGGGTGCTCGGGCGGATCGCGGCGGAGCGGATCATTCCGGTGACGATGGAACTCGGCGGGAAGTCGCCGACGATCGTGTGCCCCGACGCCGACGCCGAGTCGGCCGTTGCCGGGATTCTGTACGGGATCTTCTCCTCGACCGGACAGAGCTGCATTGCCGGTTCGCGGATCTTCCTGCCTCGGGCCGAGTATTCCGCGTGGTCCCGGCTGCTGACCGAAGGCGCGGGGGCACTCCGGCTGGGACCGGGGACGGACCCCTCGACTCAGGTGGGACCGCTGGCCACTTTCGCACACCGGGACCGGGTGGCGGGAATGGTCGACCGGGCCCGGGACGAAGGAGCGCGAGTTCTGTGCGGAGGCCGGATCCCGGATTCTCCGCGGCTGGCTCAGGGGGCCTATTACTTGCCCACGCTGCTCGCCGGGCTCGCGGTGGACGCGAAGACCTGCCAGGAGGAGATCTTCGGGCCGGTCGGAGTGCTGCTGCCGTACGACGACGAGGAAGACTTGGTGGCGCAGGCCAACGCTACGGCGTTCGGGCTGGCATGCGGGGTGTGGACGGAGGACTACCGGCGGGCGTTGCGGCTCGCTCAGCGAGTCGAGGCCGGGACGGTTTGGGTCAACACGTACAAGCAGTTCAGCATTTCCACGCCGTTCAGCGGGGTCAAGGAAAGCGGACTGGGCTCAGACAAGGGGCGGCTGGCGATTCGCAGCTACCAACGGCAGAAGAGCGTGTATCTGGGGTTGGCCGAGGAGCCGATCGGGTGGGCGTTGCGATGA
- a CDS encoding cupin domain-containing protein gives MTTTAQQHQHLEELIDSCIASRETRYEDWDTLGFQAAAKGDEFRRAQIRYIGSGATGNHDGDSRQLPSEHFTFSNMRLPVGAVGPEHTHHDVEEAFFVLEGTLEVTVHDVEDGTKTATRVLGYRDLIRVPAGVPRSLRNVGEGDALFCVIIGAQKPQLPTYPPTSPMHGVTR, from the coding sequence ATGACCACCACCGCACAGCAGCACCAGCACCTCGAGGAGCTGATCGACTCGTGCATCGCGTCCCGCGAGACGCGGTACGAGGACTGGGACACCCTGGGCTTCCAGGCGGCCGCGAAGGGCGACGAGTTCCGCCGGGCGCAGATCCGCTACATCGGTTCCGGCGCGACCGGCAACCACGACGGCGACTCGCGCCAGCTTCCCTCGGAGCACTTCACGTTCTCCAACATGCGGCTGCCGGTCGGCGCGGTCGGCCCGGAGCACACCCACCACGACGTGGAAGAGGCGTTCTTCGTCCTCGAAGGCACGCTCGAGGTGACCGTGCACGACGTCGAGGACGGCACCAAGACCGCGACCCGCGTGCTCGGCTACCGCGACCTCATCCGGGTGCCCGCCGGTGTGCCGCGCAGCCTGCGCAACGTCGGCGAAGGCGACGCCCTGTTCTGCGTCATCATCGGAGCTCAGAAGCCGCAGCTGCCCACCTACCCGCCGACCTCGCCGATGCACGGCGTCACTCGCTGA
- a CDS encoding recombinase-like helix-turn-helix domain-containing protein encodes MPLQLRPVQSRTAPPTSYENALADELEAAYGRGVHDLAGVVSALNTGGLRPANGADWTESTFAAELARLAGEEA; translated from the coding sequence ATGCCGCTGCAGCTGCGGCCGGTGCAGAGCCGCACCGCCCCGCCCACGAGCTACGAGAACGCGCTGGCCGACGAGCTGGAAGCCGCCTACGGCCGGGGCGTGCACGACCTGGCCGGCGTGGTTTCCGCACTCAACACCGGCGGCCTGCGCCCGGCGAACGGCGCCGACTGGACCGAATCCACCTTTGCCGCCGAACTGGCTCGGCTGGCCGGAGAGGAGGCGTGA
- a CDS encoding FBP domain-containing protein, protein MEPIAEHVLRASFINASKGEAARMNLPRDFAETAWSDLDFLGWHDPGARERAWLVAERDGQVVGLSLRVAPPGSRGFTARSMCSMCLTTRTGGGVTLMTARKTGAAGRRGNSVGQYVCADLACSLYVRGRKQSAGAQFDEAMTVEDKIARLRLNLEAFLDKVAA, encoded by the coding sequence ATGGAACCGATCGCCGAACACGTCCTCCGCGCGTCGTTCATCAACGCCTCGAAGGGCGAGGCCGCACGGATGAACCTGCCCCGCGACTTCGCCGAGACCGCCTGGTCTGACCTGGACTTTCTCGGCTGGCACGACCCTGGCGCGCGGGAACGGGCCTGGCTGGTCGCCGAGCGCGACGGGCAGGTCGTCGGGCTCTCGCTGCGAGTAGCGCCGCCGGGCTCCCGCGGGTTCACCGCGCGCAGCATGTGCTCGATGTGCCTGACCACGCGCACTGGTGGCGGCGTGACGCTGATGACCGCGCGCAAGACCGGCGCGGCCGGTCGCCGGGGCAACTCGGTGGGTCAGTATGTGTGCGCGGACTTGGCCTGCTCGCTGTACGTTCGTGGCCGGAAGCAGTCTGCGGGCGCGCAGTTCGACGAGGCGATGACCGTCGAAGACAAGATCGCGCGGCTGCGGCTCAACCTCGAAGCGTTCCTGGACAAGGTCGCCGCCTGA